Proteins encoded by one window of Bacteroidales bacterium:
- a CDS encoding MFS transporter codes for MNKIVTKLSIKEKVGYGLGDTASHFVWDMVGFWILIFYTDTFGISAAAAGTIMLIARVWDMISDPLMGVIADRTNTRWGKFRPYLLWMALPYSVLAVLTFTTPDFGPTGKVIYAGVTYFLLMTVFTAINLPYSSLGAVMTADSYERAGLNSYRFIFAFIGQFIVTGTALYLANYFGKGDNAKGYQYTLILFAVISFILFMITFKTTRERVKPPPTQQKNLKEDIRNLFRNRPWVILFFVGIISFIMFAMQNLSIAYYFKYYIGKEESVQLFNIIGTIALILGIPLSKPLAKRFGKRNVYVASSLISGLFFILLYIPGNNNIYSIYILNILAKFTYAPAVPLLWTMLADTADFSEWKFGRRATGLVFSAATFAQKAGWGIGGALAGWMLALFRFVPNIEQTATSLNGIKLMISVFPGVLYMSCAILLYFYAIDHKTCMLMQNDLEKRREES; via the coding sequence ATGAATAAAATCGTCACAAAACTATCTATTAAGGAAAAAGTAGGGTATGGCCTGGGCGATACCGCCTCGCATTTTGTGTGGGACATGGTGGGTTTCTGGATATTGATTTTTTATACCGATACTTTCGGGATTTCTGCAGCAGCAGCCGGCACCATTATGCTGATAGCCCGTGTTTGGGATATGATCAGCGATCCGTTGATGGGTGTAATTGCCGATCGCACCAACACCCGTTGGGGGAAATTCAGGCCCTACCTGCTTTGGATGGCACTGCCATACAGCGTGTTGGCGGTTCTCACATTTACTACACCGGATTTTGGCCCAACCGGAAAAGTAATTTATGCAGGAGTTACATACTTCCTGCTGATGACCGTTTTCACAGCCATCAACCTGCCCTACTCCTCCCTGGGCGCTGTGATGACCGCCGATTCCTATGAACGGGCGGGACTGAATTCTTACCGATTTATTTTTGCCTTTATCGGGCAGTTTATCGTGACAGGTACAGCGCTTTACCTTGCCAATTATTTTGGCAAAGGCGATAATGCCAAAGGTTATCAATACACCCTGATACTTTTTGCGGTAATCAGTTTTATACTATTCATGATCACATTTAAAACCACCCGCGAAAGGGTGAAACCGCCTCCGACTCAACAGAAAAATCTGAAGGAAGACATCCGCAATTTGTTTCGGAACCGACCATGGGTGATTCTGTTTTTTGTGGGCATCATTTCTTTTATCATGTTTGCTATGCAAAACCTTTCCATTGCCTATTACTTCAAATACTATATCGGCAAAGAGGAAAGCGTACAACTGTTCAATATAATAGGAACCATTGCTCTGATCCTTGGTATACCATTGTCAAAACCTTTAGCAAAGCGGTTCGGAAAACGAAACGTATATGTTGCCAGTTCGCTGATATCAGGTTTGTTTTTCATCCTGCTTTACATCCCAGGTAACAACAACATTTACAGCATTTACATTCTAAACATCCTCGCTAAATTCACTTACGCACCTGCGGTGCCTTTGCTATGGACCATGCTTGCCGATACCGCCGACTTTTCTGAATGGAAATTTGGCCGACGTGCCACCGGGCTTGTGTTCTCGGCTGCCACTTTTGCCCAGAAAGCAGGGTGGGGAATTGGCGGCGCACTTGCAGGATGGATGCTTGCACTTTTCAGGTTTGTGCCGAATATTGAGCAGACTGCAACTTCGCTCAACGGAATAAAACTGATGATATCAGTTTTCCCGGGGGTTCTTTATATGTCCTGCGCCATACTTCTTTACTTCTATGCAATTGATCATAAAACCTGCATGCTGATGCAAAATGATTTGGAAAAACGAAGGGAAGAATCATAA
- a CDS encoding glycosidase — MKQIVLLQIILSFSISLFGQAGRVDVEKKADGWRLHVNGEAFMVNGMNWDYFPIGTNYAYSLWNQPDDFIKKALDDEMSLLQNMGVNTIRVYTGIQPKWITYIYETYGIHTMLNHSFGRYGLTLDGAWVGNTEYSDPRARELLLREVKELAEEYKDTPGLLLYLLGNENNYGLFWGGAETEDIPMKDRESTHRARHMYKLFNEASLAMKSIDPNHPVSLCNGDLLFLDIIAEECKDVDIFGINVYRGISFTDLFDKAKRDYDKPLLLTEFGSDAFNAITKEEAQREQAIYNVANWREIYENAAGLGKAGNSIGGFTFQFSDGWWKYGQTKDLDVHNTNASWANGGYLFDYAPGENNMNEEWFGICAKGPTDEAGFYQLFPRASYYSLKEVHQFDPYASGTSLRTIQQHFDGIRIVDAALKARGDKAALEGEKLKKISLSRLGAELTTFNTGGSLITTPDDPIPGSNKYPDQLGFDHMQSFFIGVQANPAPNFSANVEINALGNVAQNPIDEIFYENRGRRVELGGDNGNVSLESLNRVQVYQASYDWNHKWFNAKGFYRTGHYHWGYEGDFFGLYPEANYGPQIDIYNGIAPFGMEVEGKRQFKNFTLAFGPQLWWGANPAVLLKYNKKFGNNTFTGIFHEDLDQLGLTESSFAIPQPKTRRLTLHMNREFGKFEVDLGGIWAGQPLQGREFQVVRGEEGNYSVYKDEIKPEDNFGGKIKLSYASGRFNWYGQSAIMGLVAQGGVDQTLTFTGWRLKDSGSGNQYNVLSGFTYMIGDLQIGPNFLWQKPIEGPIPAAVASPGRPRNILDDPFVVRANREQLAAEILFTYDPTPGSWMYNWDSDKSEDAELAVSLGFVYRHLPTTQDAAIGILPDGRTPFAFPGAPPAKDLWEVHARLVSKPTKDFGLIANLYAGDAQANGSDDRTISRYGVDLRMIFKNIKLTSFARINDWGPYDYHRDYNLTFPLQLMADISTSLGKPDWFALPATSIGIRATYRTLDKYSPRYAPTWTVDAAGNRVPDPMAIGFDNGNEWEIRTYVIINIGK, encoded by the coding sequence ATGAAACAAATCGTCCTGTTGCAAATTATCCTGAGCTTCTCCATTTCCCTTTTTGGGCAAGCTGGCAGGGTGGATGTGGAAAAAAAAGCAGATGGATGGAGGCTCCATGTTAATGGGGAGGCTTTCATGGTAAATGGTATGAACTGGGACTATTTCCCGATTGGAACCAATTACGCTTATAGTTTGTGGAATCAGCCTGACGATTTCATAAAAAAGGCGCTTGATGATGAAATGTCATTGCTACAAAACATGGGTGTGAACACCATTCGCGTTTACACAGGCATCCAGCCCAAATGGATCACTTACATTTACGAAACCTATGGTATCCATACCATGCTCAACCATTCATTTGGACGATACGGGCTCACACTGGATGGAGCCTGGGTTGGAAATACGGAATATTCTGACCCAAGGGCAAGAGAACTTCTGTTAAGGGAGGTAAAAGAACTGGCAGAGGAATACAAAGATACTCCTGGTTTGCTGTTGTATCTGTTGGGCAATGAAAACAACTACGGGCTTTTCTGGGGAGGCGCTGAAACGGAAGATATTCCTATGAAAGACAGGGAATCTACCCACAGAGCCCGCCACATGTACAAATTATTCAATGAGGCTTCATTAGCAATGAAATCCATTGATCCGAACCATCCGGTATCGTTGTGTAACGGCGACCTGCTATTCCTTGATATTATCGCTGAGGAATGTAAGGATGTGGATATTTTCGGGATCAATGTTTATCGCGGTATTTCATTTACTGATTTATTCGATAAGGCCAAAAGAGATTATGATAAACCACTATTATTAACTGAGTTTGGTTCGGATGCATTCAATGCCATCACTAAGGAGGAAGCCCAGCGTGAACAAGCAATTTATAATGTAGCCAACTGGAGAGAGATTTATGAAAACGCTGCCGGCCTCGGAAAAGCGGGTAATTCAATTGGTGGCTTTACTTTTCAATTCAGTGATGGTTGGTGGAAATATGGCCAGACCAAGGACCTGGATGTACATAACACCAATGCTTCCTGGGCAAATGGCGGATATTTGTTCGACTACGCTCCAGGCGAAAACAACATGAATGAGGAGTGGTTTGGTATTTGCGCCAAAGGGCCCACTGATGAAGCGGGATTCTATCAATTATTTCCCAGGGCTTCATATTATTCCTTAAAAGAGGTCCATCAGTTTGATCCATATGCATCGGGTACTTCATTAAGAACCATTCAGCAACATTTTGATGGCATTCGCATTGTTGATGCCGCTTTAAAAGCCAGGGGGGATAAGGCAGCCCTCGAAGGCGAAAAGCTTAAAAAAATCAGCCTTAGCCGGTTGGGTGCAGAACTAACAACTTTTAACACAGGTGGCAGTTTAATTACCACTCCTGATGATCCCATCCCTGGCAGTAATAAATATCCCGATCAGCTGGGTTTTGATCACATGCAGTCATTTTTTATCGGCGTTCAGGCCAATCCGGCGCCCAACTTCAGTGCCAATGTTGAGATAAACGCATTGGGAAATGTAGCACAAAACCCGATAGATGAGATTTTTTATGAAAACCGAGGCCGACGCGTAGAATTAGGCGGAGATAATGGCAATGTGAGTTTAGAATCGTTAAACAGGGTGCAGGTTTACCAGGCCAGTTACGATTGGAACCACAAATGGTTTAATGCAAAAGGCTTTTATCGAACCGGTCATTATCACTGGGGCTATGAAGGAGATTTCTTCGGCTTGTACCCCGAAGCCAATTATGGCCCTCAGATTGACATTTATAACGGTATCGCACCTTTTGGTATGGAGGTGGAAGGCAAAAGGCAATTTAAAAATTTCACCCTGGCTTTTGGCCCTCAACTGTGGTGGGGAGCCAACCCGGCAGTTTTACTCAAGTATAACAAGAAATTCGGAAACAATACTTTCACCGGTATTTTCCATGAAGACCTCGATCAATTAGGACTCACTGAAAGTTCTTTTGCGATCCCGCAACCCAAAACCAGGAGGCTGACACTGCATATGAACAGAGAGTTTGGAAAGTTTGAAGTTGATTTAGGAGGTATCTGGGCAGGACAGCCACTCCAGGGAAGAGAATTTCAGGTGGTGAGAGGAGAAGAGGGTAACTATAGTGTTTACAAAGATGAAATTAAGCCGGAAGATAATTTTGGTGGTAAAATCAAACTTAGCTATGCCAGCGGCAGGTTCAATTGGTACGGACAATCTGCTATTATGGGGCTGGTTGCGCAAGGCGGCGTTGATCAAACCCTTACTTTTACCGGATGGAGATTGAAAGATAGCGGCAGCGGCAACCAGTATAATGTTCTTTCCGGATTCACCTACATGATTGGTGATCTGCAGATTGGACCAAATTTTCTATGGCAAAAGCCAATTGAAGGCCCAATTCCGGCAGCAGTTGCATCTCCCGGAAGACCAAGAAATATTCTTGATGACCCCTTCGTGGTAAGAGCCAACAGGGAACAACTGGCTGCTGAAATTCTATTTACCTACGACCCGACTCCCGGTTCATGGATGTATAACTGGGACAGCGATAAAAGCGAGGATGCAGAATTAGCTGTTAGCCTGGGCTTCGTATATCGTCATTTGCCCACTACCCAGGATGCTGCCATCGGCATTCTGCCTGATGGGCGCACACCATTTGCTTTCCCGGGTGCGCCACCGGCAAAAGATTTGTGGGAGGTTCACGCAAGGCTGGTTTCCAAACCAACCAAAGATTTTGGGCTTATTGCCAATTTGTATGCCGGCGATGCACAGGCCAACGGTAGCGACGACCGCACCATCAGCCGTTATGGCGTGGATTTAAGGATGATCTTTAAAAATATTAAACTCACTTCATTTGCCAGGATCAACGACTGGGGTCCGTATGATTATCACCGCGATTATAATTTAACTTTCCCGCTGCAACTTATGGCTGACATCTCAACTTCATTGGGAAAACCCGATTGGTTCGCGCTGCCGGCAACCAGCATCGGTATCCGGGCAACCTATCGTACACTCGATAAATATTCCCCTCGCTATGCTCCAACCTGGACAGTGGATGCTGCCGGAAACCGGGTTCCTGATCCTATGGCCATTGGTTTTGACAATGGTAACGAATGGGAAATCAGAACTTACGTGATCATAAATATTGGTAAATAA
- a CDS encoding glycosyl hydrolase family 16 has protein sequence MNTNILIRFLNYIPIGMLALLLMGCERDLEDLSPVTNSTNPLVFIDDFSAGLNYAAFGGSIPTAFDVDNKVTYNNSSASMRFDVPNANDPNGLYAGGVFFTESGRDLSGFTALTFWAKASQSAILNVVGFGNDLGASKYQTSISDLAISTAWQKYYIPVPDPSRLTNERGMFFYSVAPIEGKGFSFWIDELKFENPGTIAHPQFTILNGEDQTETAFIGVEKAIGGLTSIFNLPNGINQAVNITPAYFEFTSSDTTIAKVDATGRVMVTGGPGNAEITASVRDVIAEGSLMVQSEGAFENAPVPTLDPSNVISIFSDIYPNVPVEYYNGYWAPYQTTLSADFEVGGDHILHYTDFNFVGIEFSAPTIDATSMTHLYMDIFIPNQLSANAKMKFEIVDDAGGGTGAFFKDIPVSMSQQWVRIDMPFEDIAGLNSRAALMQIIFVNESGNISNFYADNILFYNDGTPPPPLEEPETQAPTPTHPAANVIAIYSDSYEVLPGTDYPDWGQLTVVSEVQIQGNNTLKFAGLNYQGIQLGSSQNVSAMNFLHLDFWTANSTLLKVWLISPGPVEKEFSLTVPTTGWASIDIPMSAFAPVNLSDVIQLKFDGNGDIWLDNIYFRKN, from the coding sequence ATGAACACAAATATTCTTATTCGTTTTCTAAATTATATCCCCATTGGGATGCTTGCATTGCTTTTGATGGGCTGCGAGCGCGATCTCGAAGATTTATCTCCGGTTACCAATTCTACCAATCCGTTGGTGTTTATTGACGATTTCAGCGCAGGCTTGAATTATGCAGCTTTTGGAGGCTCGATTCCCACAGCTTTTGATGTTGACAACAAAGTAACCTACAACAATTCTTCCGCTTCTATGAGATTTGATGTGCCCAATGCCAACGACCCCAATGGATTATACGCCGGCGGAGTGTTTTTTACGGAATCGGGCAGGGATTTGTCAGGCTTCACTGCCTTGACATTCTGGGCCAAAGCTTCACAATCAGCCATACTTAATGTTGTTGGTTTTGGGAACGATCTCGGAGCGTCAAAATATCAGACTTCGATTTCGGACCTGGCCATAAGTACCGCCTGGCAGAAATATTACATTCCAGTTCCTGATCCCTCACGGCTCACAAATGAGCGAGGCATGTTTTTCTACTCTGTTGCTCCTATTGAGGGCAAAGGTTTTTCTTTCTGGATTGATGAGTTGAAATTCGAAAATCCTGGAACCATTGCGCATCCTCAGTTTACCATTCTGAATGGTGAGGATCAGACCGAGACTGCTTTTATTGGAGTCGAAAAAGCAATTGGTGGCCTGACTTCAATTTTTAATTTGCCAAACGGGATAAACCAGGCAGTGAATATTACACCAGCATATTTTGAGTTCACATCTTCCGATACAACCATTGCAAAGGTTGATGCAACAGGGAGAGTAATGGTTACCGGAGGCCCCGGAAATGCTGAAATCACAGCAAGTGTTAGGGATGTTATTGCCGAAGGTTCGCTCATGGTTCAATCGGAAGGCGCTTTTGAAAATGCTCCGGTTCCCACTTTAGATCCTTCAAATGTTATTTCAATATTCAGTGATATTTATCCTAACGTACCGGTGGAATACTACAATGGTTATTGGGCACCATACCAAACTACACTTTCTGCTGACTTTGAAGTAGGCGGTGACCATATCCTCCATTACACCGATTTCAATTTTGTAGGTATCGAGTTTAGCGCTCCTACAATTGATGCTACTTCTATGACACATTTGTACATGGACATCTTTATACCGAACCAACTATCGGCAAATGCAAAAATGAAATTTGAGATAGTAGATGATGCGGGTGGCGGAACGGGTGCTTTCTTTAAGGACATTCCAGTTTCAATGTCGCAGCAATGGGTAAGAATTGACATGCCATTCGAGGACATTGCCGGGTTGAATAGCAGAGCAGCCCTCATGCAAATCATCTTTGTGAATGAAAGTGGCAATATTTCGAACTTCTATGCTGATAATATCCTGTTCTACAACGACGGCACTCCGCCTCCCCCGCTTGAAGAACCTGAGACCCAGGCGCCCACACCCACACATCCTGCTGCCAATGTGATTGCAATTTATAGTGATTCTTACGAGGTCCTTCCCGGAACGGATTATCCCGATTGGGGTCAACTAACAGTAGTTTCTGAAGTACAAATTCAGGGAAACAACACATTAAAATTTGCCGGCCTCAATTACCAGGGAATTCAATTGGGAAGCAGTCAGAATGTTTCAGCGATGAATTTTTTACATCTGGATTTCTGGACGGCTAATTCCACGCTACTTAAAGTGTGGCTCATCAGCCCGGGGCCAGTGGAAAAAGAATTTTCATTAACGGTTCCAACCACAGGCTGGGCAAGTATTGATATTCCAATGTCAGCCTTCGCACCAGTCAATTTGAGTGATGTAATTCAACTTAAGTTCGACGGTAACGGCGACATCTGGTTAGACAATATTTATTTCCGTAAGAATTAA
- a CDS encoding glycoside hydrolase family 16 protein — MNTINKFRKMQFSYLLLLSFLAFPSCERDDFQKLDERKWELVWSDDFNGTAGELPDASKWGFDLGTGQDGWGNQELQNYTNDPANVSLDGEGKLVITAIKSGNSFTSARIKTQGLFSQQYGRFEARLKTPYGPGLWPAFWMLGNNIETVGWPQCGEIDIMELRGQQPHIVHGTIHGPGYSGGNPVTKNYTLNNARFDTDFNIFAIEWDENKIDFFVNDYLYQRITPDDVPGEWVYDQPFFILLNVAVGGNYVGFPLPQTPFPQKMIIDYVRVYKKAS, encoded by the coding sequence ATGAATACGATAAATAAATTCAGGAAAATGCAATTCAGTTATCTACTGCTCCTTTCATTTCTTGCATTCCCAAGCTGCGAACGCGACGATTTTCAGAAACTGGACGAACGCAAGTGGGAACTCGTTTGGAGCGATGATTTTAACGGCACTGCCGGAGAATTGCCCGATGCCTCTAAATGGGGTTTTGATCTGGGAACCGGGCAAGATGGCTGGGGGAACCAGGAATTGCAGAATTATACCAACGATCCGGCCAACGTATCGCTTGATGGTGAAGGCAAACTTGTAATCACAGCAATAAAAAGTGGCAACAGTTTTACATCGGCCAGAATTAAAACACAAGGTTTGTTTTCGCAACAATATGGCCGTTTTGAAGCCAGGTTGAAAACCCCCTATGGCCCTGGTTTGTGGCCTGCATTCTGGATGCTTGGCAACAACATTGAAACCGTTGGCTGGCCCCAATGTGGTGAAATAGACATCATGGAACTCAGGGGGCAGCAGCCTCATATCGTTCATGGTACTATTCACGGTCCTGGATATTCAGGTGGGAATCCGGTAACAAAGAATTACACGTTGAACAATGCTCGCTTTGATACCGACTTCAACATTTTCGCCATTGAATGGGATGAAAATAAAATAGACTTTTTCGTAAATGATTATTTGTATCAACGCATCACACCAGATGATGTACCAGGTGAATGGGTGTATGACCAGCCTTTCTTTATTCTCCTGAATGTGGCAGTTGGAGGTAATTATGTTGGATTTCCGCTTCCACAAACACCTTTCCCGCAAAAAATGATAATTGATTATGTAAGAGTTTATAAAAAAGCAAGCTGA
- a CDS encoding glycosyl hydrolase family 17 gives MSCTQSPDHTGKTAAEILGNPGYQAISYGGYREITRDIQPTIPQLKEDMKILSALGIKLLRTYNVYYDETANLLDAISQLKQQDPEFEMYLMLGVWIDCKNAFTDLPDRIRHEESEENAGEIARAVELAKKYPDIVKIIAVGNEAMVHWAWNYYVEPGIILKWVNHLQELKKAGDLPETLWITSSDNFASWGGGGSEYHNEDLKELIKAVDFISMHTYPMHDTHYNPDFWGVRDEEENLPDLEKTHAAMQRAHDYAKTQYQSVVDYMQSLGINKPVHIGETGWSTQSNEHYGDEGSRATDEYKSALYHQLTREWTDKAGITCFYFIGFDEQWKDAANPLGSENHFGLINLQAQAKYALWDLVDAGIFEGLTRDGQPITKTFNGDKQAMMKTVKVPPTDIEIQARKTQN, from the coding sequence ATCTCCTGCACTCAAAGCCCGGATCACACAGGTAAAACGGCAGCTGAGATATTAGGTAATCCCGGGTACCAGGCAATTTCTTATGGTGGTTATCGTGAGATCACCAGGGACATTCAGCCCACTATTCCTCAGCTAAAAGAAGACATGAAAATTTTGTCAGCGCTGGGAATTAAGCTTTTGCGAACCTATAATGTGTATTATGATGAAACAGCCAATCTGCTGGATGCAATCAGCCAACTTAAGCAGCAAGACCCTGAATTTGAGATGTATCTGATGCTGGGCGTCTGGATTGATTGCAAAAACGCCTTTACCGATCTGCCGGATCGTATCCGTCATGAAGAAAGCGAAGAGAATGCCGGCGAAATTGCCCGCGCTGTTGAGTTGGCAAAGAAATATCCTGACATCGTTAAAATCATTGCGGTAGGCAACGAGGCCATGGTGCACTGGGCCTGGAATTATTATGTTGAACCCGGTATCATACTGAAATGGGTGAATCATTTGCAGGAACTGAAAAAAGCTGGCGACTTGCCGGAAACTCTGTGGATCACAAGCTCCGACAATTTTGCATCCTGGGGCGGTGGCGGCAGCGAGTACCATAATGAAGACCTCAAAGAACTCATCAAGGCGGTGGACTTTATCTCCATGCACACCTATCCCATGCACGATACGCATTACAATCCTGATTTCTGGGGAGTGCGGGACGAAGAAGAAAATCTTCCGGATCTGGAAAAAACCCATGCAGCCATGCAGCGTGCGCATGATTACGCTAAAACTCAATACCAAAGTGTAGTGGACTATATGCAAAGTCTTGGCATAAACAAACCGGTGCATATCGGCGAAACCGGCTGGTCAACACAATCCAATGAGCATTATGGCGATGAAGGTTCCCGGGCAACAGATGAGTATAAATCAGCTCTGTATCACCAGCTCACACGCGAATGGACGGATAAAGCGGGTATTACTTGTTTCTATTTCATTGGTTTTGACGAACAATGGAAGGATGCCGCCAATCCCCTGGGTTCGGAAAATCATTTTGGGCTGATCAACCTGCAGGCACAAGCAAAATATGCTTTGTGGGATTTGGTAGATGCCGGAATATTCGAAGGTTTGACCCGCGATGGGCAGCCCATCACCAAAACATTTAACGGCGACAAGCAAGCGATGATGAAAACCGTGAAGGTTCCACCAACCGACATAGAAATTCAGGCGCGCAAAACACAAAACTAA
- a CDS encoding glycoside hydrolase family 30 protein — translation MKINFKIPAVLFLLLILISSCMSQKKMDADIFETSESGNKLTKMTEFPETEAKAEISLLPDEKFQTITGFGGSFTEASAYLLNQLSLENRNIILEAYFGESGARYSLTRTHMNSSDFSLGNYSYASVENDMELKHFSIEEDMDDIIPMIKDAMAISKDGFKIISSPWSAPPWMKDNKDWKGGKLLPEYYDTWALFFSKYLDAYRTQGIEIWAITVENEPLGNDSNWESMHFTPQEQNDFVINHLGPKLRADGQEVKIFGFDQNRDDEMIKWVDVMYDDEIARDFYDGTAVHWYASTYDFFPDALQYAHQKAPDKHLINTEACVDAEVPKWQDDAWYWSKEATDWGWDWAPEQHKYRHPKYVPVFRYARDIIGCLNNWVDGWVDWNMVLNRQGGPNWANNWCVAPVIVDPDQDEVYFTPLYYTLAHFSRFIRPGAVRIGFENPDEDLMVTAAQNPDGSIAVVIFNPNEEEKGIKLSLQEKSMDFAISGKAVQTILIPGSQK, via the coding sequence ATGAAAATAAACTTTAAAATCCCGGCAGTACTTTTTCTCTTACTAATCCTGATAAGCAGTTGTATGAGCCAGAAAAAAATGGACGCAGATATTTTTGAAACTTCCGAAAGCGGGAACAAACTCACCAAAATGACCGAATTCCCGGAAACAGAAGCGAAAGCTGAAATCTCGCTATTACCTGACGAAAAATTCCAGACCATCACCGGATTTGGCGGTTCCTTTACTGAAGCTTCCGCCTACCTGCTCAATCAGTTGAGTCTAGAAAACCGCAACATAATCCTTGAAGCCTATTTTGGCGAATCGGGCGCCAGGTATTCGCTTACCCGAACCCATATGAACTCAAGCGATTTTTCATTAGGCAACTATTCTTATGCATCGGTGGAAAATGATATGGAACTAAAACATTTCTCCATTGAGGAAGATATGGACGACATCATTCCCATGATCAAAGATGCCATGGCCATTTCAAAAGATGGGTTCAAAATTATTTCATCACCCTGGTCTGCCCCGCCCTGGATGAAGGATAACAAAGACTGGAAGGGTGGGAAATTACTACCTGAATATTACGACACCTGGGCTTTGTTTTTCTCCAAATACCTTGATGCCTACCGCACACAAGGCATTGAAATCTGGGCTATTACGGTTGAGAACGAACCCCTGGGCAACGACAGCAATTGGGAAAGCATGCATTTTACACCTCAGGAGCAAAATGATTTTGTGATAAACCATTTAGGCCCAAAACTCAGGGCTGACGGGCAAGAGGTAAAGATCTTCGGTTTCGATCAGAACCGCGATGATGAAATGATAAAGTGGGTGGATGTGATGTATGACGATGAAATAGCACGGGATTTCTACGATGGCACTGCCGTACATTGGTATGCCAGTACTTATGATTTCTTTCCTGATGCGCTGCAGTATGCTCATCAAAAAGCTCCTGACAAACACCTGATAAACACCGAAGCTTGTGTGGATGCTGAAGTTCCCAAATGGCAGGACGATGCCTGGTACTGGTCCAAAGAAGCTACCGACTGGGGCTGGGACTGGGCACCGGAACAACACAAATACCGCCACCCAAAGTATGTACCTGTATTCAGGTATGCCCGCGATATAATCGGATGCCTCAACAATTGGGTTGATGGCTGGGTTGACTGGAACATGGTACTTAACAGGCAGGGTGGCCCCAATTGGGCCAACAATTGGTGCGTAGCCCCTGTGATTGTGGACCCTGATCAGGATGAAGTGTATTTCACGCCCTTGTATTACACACTGGCACATTTCAGCAGGTTTATAAGACCAGGCGCCGTCAGGATTGGGTTCGAAAATCCGGATGAAGACCTGATGGTAACTGCCGCTCAGAATCCTGATGGCAGTATTGCGGTCGTCATTTTTAATCCTAACGAAGAAGAAAAAGGAATTAAACTATCGCTGCAGGAAAAATCAATGGATTTTGCCATCAGCGGAAAAGCAGTTCAAACTATTTTAATTCCGGGATCACAAAAATAA